The DNA window ATTATCTATTTAACAATTAGTTTGGAGTCTTTGAACGGCAGTTTGTGACATATTAACTCATTTGTTTTCTctctttactctctctctctctgtgttttttttttcaatgaataACTTTTATTAAATACGAATCGAaatgttaacatcagaagccaaagTGTTAAACAACCACTAAGGCTCCAACTCATCTCAAGAATGTACACTCCCCACATGCGTGACATAAGATGCCACAAGATGCGCAACCTCATTACAAGCACGAGGAGTGTAAAGAAACTTAATAGAACATAAATGTTGCTTAATAGTAGtaatatcccacaaaatagcttCCAAAGTTGCATCAGGTTGTAGCTTCCCATGAATCATAGCAACAAGGATCTTAGAGTCAGTTTCCAAAAGAACAGAGCCAAAACCCCGTTCCACTGCAGCCATTACCGCCATCCTCAATGCTTCTGCTTCCGCCATGATGCTTGAATCACAGAGAACCTTCCTCACACCACTCGCACCTTTAAAAATCCCGACGAAATCTCTAGCTACCTACCCATAACCACCCACACCATCATGACTACACCAAGCATCATcgcaatttattttaattactcCAAATGGTGGCTTAATCCACCCATTCGAGATCGTCCCACACCCAGACTGCCCAGGGACCTTGCACGGCAGGAGCTCTTCATCACTTTCCACAATCTCCTCCCATTGTTGCCGAAATAGATGCATTGCAACCGTTGGGTCAATCACAATCTTCTCAAACACCACATTATTACGACACTTCCATATTCTCCATAAACCACATACCACCCAACACATAAGCGCACAAGCATCCTCCATCTTACCATACTTATCACACAACCAAACTCAACACTGCATAAATTCATCTCCCCCAACCGTAGTTGCATCCAATTGGAGCGGAGATCCAAACCAAAAGACACAAGCGAAGgagcatttaaaaaaaatatgtacatGGGTTTCCTCTTCACAATCACAAAATGGGCAGCTAGTACTCAACCGAATCCCTCTCCGTTGCAAGTTGGTACAAACAAGCAATATATTCCGACATCCTCTCCGTACAAAATGACGGAGCTTCGGAGGCACCTTCAAACTCCACAGATTCCTCCATATCGAAGCCATATTATCAACCCTACTAGACTACCTTACTCATTGCCGACCAAGTTCACCATTCCTATCCATTTCCTGGGCTACCAAATATCCAGATTTCACTGAATAAATTCCATTTTGAGTGTAGTGCCAAGACGATCAGAACACCCAAACTGGCTTAACGACATACTCAAAATAATTTGTGCTTCATCAACACTAAAACACCTCTCAATGATCTCACGTTTCCATGTTCCATCAGTAGACACCATATCGGTAACCAACTTAGGCATTTCCGGATGTCGTGAAATAGGTCGAAAGGTTCTTGGAATAGGTAACCAAGGATCCTCAACAACCTAAATAGTCCTCCCATTACCAAGCCTCCAGCGCAAACCAGCCTTCAATATTTTCCTCCCTTGTAAAATTCTCTTCCATCCCCATGAAGTTCCTCGTCCCATTGATGCTTCAAGAAATGATGAATTAGGATAATACTTAGCCTTAAAAACTCTAGCCAACATAGATTCCAGATTGTATACCAGGCGCCACCCCACCTTGGCCAACATTGCTAAATTAAAATCAATTATCTCTTTAAAGCCCAAACCTCTAGTAACCTTACTATTCGCCACTTTCTTCCACGCAAGCCAATGAACACCCTTTTTCGTCTTCTGATCCCTCCACCGAAATCGTGCTATTACCTGCTCAATTTCCCTTGCCAATTGAATAGGCAATTGAAAACAAGACATAGTATAAATAGGTAAAGCCGCAACAACGCTCTTAATAAACACCTCCGTACCGGCTACCGACAAAAACTACTCCGCCCAACCATTGATTCTTGCATCCAGTTTATTTCTTACCTCTTCAAATACTTTTTTCTTTGAAGCCCCAAAATCAGATTGTATACCTAAATATTTCCTAAAACCTTCCTTATGCGTAATCTCCAGAACTTGTGATAATTGAGCTTTCAACCCCGGAGAACAACCCACACTGAAATGGACAGAACTCTTATCCAAATTAATAAATTGGCCAGAACCCACAATATACCGATGTAGCCAACATTTAATATTATATGCCTCGAACTCCATAGCTCGACCAAATAACATGGAGTCATCGGCAAAAAAAACATGGGATATGAGCTCAGCAACATATGTGACAGATATACCCCGAAGACGTCCTACCCGCTCTTCATAATGAAGTAATGATGAAAAACCCTTTGCACAGATGAGGAATAGAAACAGTGATAGCGGATCCCCTTGTCTAATCCCTTTACGAGGTGTGATATATCTCATAGCCTCACTATTAACAACCACACTATATGACACAGTTTTCACACATTCCATCACCCATTGGCAGAACACATCATCAAAGCCTAATTTATGCATCATCGTAATAAGGAAAGACCATTCAACCCTATCATAGGCTTTTGCCATATCCAGTTTCATCGCCATATAATTAACATCCTCCTCATTCTTATGTTGCATAGAATGGAGAAGTTCGTGAACCACCAGGACATTATCATTAATTTGCCTTCCATCCACAAACGTCGATTGATTCTGACTAATCACCTTAGGAAGAACTCTTTTTAATCGATTAGTCAAAACTTTAGAAATGAGCTTATAGACCATATTACAAAGTGAAATTGGTCTAAACTGAGACATTTTCGTTGGATTCTCTACTTTGGGAATAAGCACAATATTAGTATGGTTCAAATCTTGTA is part of the Malus domestica chromosome 12, GDT2T_hap1 genome and encodes:
- the LOC139189849 gene encoding uncharacterized protein; translation: MEDACALMCWVVCGLWRIWKCRNNVVFEKIVIDPTVAMHLFRQQWEEIVESDEELLPCKVPGQSGCGTISNGWIKPPFGVARDFVGIFKGASGVRKVLCDSSIMAEAEALRMAVMAAVERGFGSVLLETDSKILVAMIHGKLQPDATLEAILWDITTIKQHLCSIKFLYTPRACNEVAHLVASYVTHVGSVHS